One stretch of Chryseobacterium indologenes DNA includes these proteins:
- a CDS encoding NAD(P)/FAD-dependent oxidoreductase: MKQIIIIGGGAAGFFCASNLDEKKYKITILEQNSDVLQKVKISGGGRCNVTHACFDPRELVQFYPRGNKELLSVFTKFQPGDTMEWFDQRNVPLKIENDNRTFPESNSSQTIINTFLNEVQKKNVLVQTKCSVKEIEKQDEKYVVKTNSGDFEADYIVYTTGSSPKSLKIVENLGHKIVDLVPSLFTFNIKDELLKDLPGTSFENAGISIPKLKTEESGPLLITHWGLSGPAVLKISAWEAISLAKLKYNFEIEVNFVSVDMEDAEEMFQNFKQSNPKKTIGQSKIFDITNRFWQKILEISKVDLNKQVANISGKEMQKILENLCKKKFQVTGKSTFKDEFVTAGGIDLKEINFKNMSSKLLPNFYIAGEVLNIDAVTGGFNFQACWSEGWLIAQDLNSL, encoded by the coding sequence ATGAAACAGATCATTATTATCGGAGGTGGTGCTGCAGGCTTTTTCTGCGCATCCAACCTTGACGAAAAGAAATATAAAATTACGATTTTAGAACAGAACTCAGATGTCCTTCAAAAAGTTAAGATTTCCGGAGGCGGACGCTGTAATGTTACTCACGCCTGCTTTGATCCAAGAGAGCTGGTACAGTTTTATCCTCGTGGGAACAAGGAATTATTGAGTGTATTCACCAAATTCCAGCCGGGAGATACCATGGAATGGTTTGATCAGCGCAACGTTCCTTTAAAAATAGAAAATGACAACAGAACTTTCCCTGAAAGTAATTCTTCACAAACCATTATCAATACCTTTTTGAATGAAGTTCAAAAGAAAAATGTTCTGGTACAAACAAAATGTAGTGTAAAAGAGATTGAAAAACAGGATGAAAAATACGTTGTAAAAACCAATTCGGGAGATTTTGAGGCAGATTATATCGTATATACCACCGGAAGTTCTCCTAAATCATTGAAAATTGTTGAAAATTTGGGTCATAAGATCGTAGACCTTGTTCCATCGCTGTTCACTTTTAATATTAAAGATGAACTTTTAAAAGATCTTCCGGGAACCAGTTTTGAAAATGCAGGGATTTCAATTCCTAAGTTAAAAACTGAAGAGAGCGGACCACTATTAATTACCCATTGGGGACTTTCCGGACCTGCTGTACTGAAAATTTCAGCATGGGAAGCGATAAGTCTTGCTAAACTTAAATACAACTTTGAAATTGAGGTTAATTTTGTGTCTGTAGATATGGAAGATGCAGAAGAAATGTTCCAAAACTTCAAACAAAGCAATCCTAAAAAGACAATCGGACAATCAAAAATATTTGATATTACGAACAGATTTTGGCAAAAAATCCTGGAGATTTCAAAAGTGGATCTCAACAAGCAGGTTGCCAATATTTCAGGAAAAGAGATGCAGAAAATCCTGGAAAACCTTTGCAAAAAGAAATTTCAGGTTACCGGAAAATCAACTTTCAAAGATGAGTTCGTTACGGCGGGAGGTATTGATTTAAAGGAAATTAACTTCAAAAATATGTCTTCAAAATTACTCCCTAATTTCTATATTGCAGGAGAAGTTTTAAATATAGATGCAGTAACAGGAGGCTTCAATTTTCAGGCATGCTGGAGTGAAGGCTGGCTGATTGCACAGGATTTAAATTCCCTATAA
- a CDS encoding acyl-CoA thioesterase, with product MIFYHKFEVRWSDLDANKHLANSSYVQYCAQARMAFMTKEKMGVTQLSRWGIGPVILHERYSFFKEIYADQTVIVSVEIDGCSDDSSIYRFVHKFYTPDGVHCATSEATGVWIDMMLRKMTTPPDDVVEAMNKYKSPETVVLSKEDFKKLPFHPHNIDPAEFTK from the coding sequence ATGATTTTCTACCATAAATTTGAAGTACGTTGGAGCGACCTTGATGCCAACAAACACTTAGCCAATTCATCCTATGTACAATATTGTGCGCAAGCCAGAATGGCTTTTATGACCAAAGAAAAAATGGGGGTAACCCAATTAAGCAGATGGGGAATAGGTCCTGTTATTCTGCACGAAAGATATTCTTTCTTTAAGGAAATCTATGCTGATCAGACGGTTATTGTAAGCGTAGAGATTGACGGATGCTCTGATGATTCTTCCATCTACCGTTTCGTTCATAAATTCTATACACCGGATGGAGTGCACTGCGCAACTTCCGAAGCGACAGGGGTTTGGATCGATATGATGCTGAGAAAAATGACCACTCCACCAGATGATGTAGTGGAAGCCATGAATAAATATAAAAGCCCGGAAACAGTGGTGTTATCAAAAGAAGACTTTAAAAAGCTTCCTTTCCATCCGCACAATATTGATCCGGCAGAATTTACAAAGTAA
- the thiL gene encoding thiamine-phosphate kinase — protein sequence MFEDKSQELTPISKLGEFGLIKHLTEHFPLTHESSELGVGDDAAVINPDNKKVVLTTDVLAEGVHFNLGYVPLKHLGYKAVVVNLSDIAAMNAVPTQILVSLAVSNRFPVEALEEIYSGIQAACTRYKVDLIGGDTTSSNSGLVMSITAVGIETDENIVKRSGAKPNDLLVVTGDLGGAYMGLQILEREHAVYLADPNMQPEMEGYDYILERQLKPEARTDVKQILEELDIKPTSMIDISDGLASEILHLSDQSKVGFRLYEEKVPLDSLTISTADEMNLNPVMTALSGGEDYELLFTISPNDFDKIKNHPDFTIIGHAVEKEDGNFMVARGSNQLVALTAQGWDAFLGSQNG from the coding sequence ATGTTTGAAGATAAATCACAGGAGCTGACGCCCATTTCAAAACTAGGAGAGTTCGGTCTTATTAAGCATTTGACAGAACATTTTCCTTTAACCCATGAATCTTCAGAACTTGGAGTAGGAGATGATGCGGCAGTGATCAATCCTGACAATAAAAAGGTTGTTCTGACCACGGATGTTCTGGCGGAGGGCGTACATTTTAATTTAGGTTATGTTCCTTTAAAGCATTTAGGCTATAAAGCGGTGGTGGTAAACCTAAGTGATATTGCAGCAATGAATGCGGTTCCTACACAAATTTTGGTTTCATTAGCGGTTTCCAACCGTTTTCCGGTGGAAGCTTTAGAAGAAATCTATTCTGGAATTCAGGCTGCATGTACGAGATATAAAGTAGATTTGATTGGTGGAGATACTACAAGCTCCAATTCAGGATTGGTCATGAGCATTACAGCGGTAGGAATTGAAACTGACGAAAATATTGTCAAGAGGAGTGGTGCAAAACCAAATGATCTTCTTGTGGTAACAGGAGATTTGGGAGGTGCCTACATGGGACTGCAAATTTTGGAAAGAGAACATGCTGTTTACCTTGCTGATCCGAATATGCAGCCGGAAATGGAAGGGTATGATTATATCCTGGAAAGACAATTAAAACCTGAGGCAAGAACCGACGTTAAACAGATTCTGGAAGAGCTGGACATTAAACCTACTTCCATGATTGATATTTCTGACGGTTTAGCTTCTGAAATTCTTCATCTTTCAGATCAGTCTAAAGTGGGATTCAGATTGTATGAAGAAAAAGTTCCATTAGATAGTCTTACCATCTCAACGGCAGATGAAATGAACTTAAACCCTGTCATGACAGCATTAAGTGGCGGAGAGGATTATGAATTATTGTTCACCATCTCACCCAACGATTTTGATAAGATTAAAAACCACCCGGATTTTACCATTATAGGTCATGCGGTTGAAAAAGAAGACGGAAACTTTATGGTAGCAAGAGGATCAAACCAATTGGTAGCCCTTACTGCCCAGGGATGGGATGCTTTTTTAGGAAGCCAGAACGGATAA
- a CDS encoding helix-turn-helix domain-containing protein: protein MNMAEKEIPMHHLTSEKFQMSTLSAAGPENFHDVHRHNFFEIIWFREVYENSRLELDFESYQLENNQICIIAPGQAFNMKVEGEEGYAMAISREIFNEACDIESVLTGGELPFFLDPKNEKTCSTILSLIEQEYKGAARTELLKAYLKAFCIIIGEQIKPQEPLLNDRQRVQDLVGLIEKHYIVQRETGFYAEQLKISTHHLNDIVRLLRGTTVKKMISQRLILEAKRELSFGALTVKEIAFKLGFNDASYFSRFFKKHVGQNPDCFKNS, encoded by the coding sequence ATGAATATGGCAGAAAAAGAAATACCCATGCATCATCTGACGTCTGAAAAATTTCAGATGAGTACTTTGAGTGCTGCCGGTCCGGAAAATTTTCATGATGTCCATCGGCATAATTTTTTTGAAATTATCTGGTTTAGAGAGGTATATGAAAACAGTCGTTTAGAGTTGGATTTTGAAAGCTATCAACTTGAAAACAATCAAATTTGCATTATTGCACCAGGTCAGGCCTTCAATATGAAAGTGGAAGGTGAGGAGGGATATGCCATGGCAATAAGCCGGGAAATCTTCAATGAAGCCTGTGATATAGAATCAGTACTCACAGGAGGAGAACTACCGTTTTTTTTAGATCCTAAAAATGAAAAAACCTGTAGCACCATTTTATCATTAATTGAGCAGGAATATAAAGGAGCTGCCAGAACAGAGCTTTTAAAGGCTTATCTGAAAGCATTTTGTATCATCATTGGAGAACAGATCAAACCTCAGGAACCACTACTGAATGACCGTCAACGTGTTCAGGACCTGGTAGGACTTATTGAGAAACATTATATAGTACAGAGAGAAACGGGTTTCTATGCTGAGCAATTAAAGATAAGTACCCATCACCTAAATGATATTGTACGTCTTTTGAGAGGTACAACAGTAAAGAAAATGATTTCCCAGCGTCTTATCCTGGAAGCCAAAAGAGAACTCAGTTTTGGAGCACTTACAGTTAAGGAGATTGCTTTTAAGCTCGGTTTTAACGATGCTTCATATTTTTCAAGGTTTTTCAAGAAACATGTGGGTCAAAACCCTGATTGTTTTAAGAATAGTTGA